In a genomic window of Candidatus Methylomirabilota bacterium:
- a CDS encoding anion transporter, producing the protein MHDHGLVRLVALVVFCAAYLGLSLGRLPPFRVDRTGVAIIGATAMVITGAVPWDEAVAAVDAHTLVLLFGMMIVAAYLRLSGFFRLVTTWAIRRARTPVAVLVAVVAASGVLSALFVNDVVCLVLAPLVIEMTRRLGLPPGPYLIALATAANVGSVATLTGNPQNMLVGSFSGISYRGFLVREAPVAILGLACVVAVVWLVYRQRLPPALAPATLPDPLHVHYPLMIKTVLAVGVMLVAFLIGVPIALVAIAGAAYTLLTRRVKPQKVYREIDWELLVLFTGLFVLTGGIERAGLTEEFLRSPVAAHLHRPLVLTAATAVLSNLVSNVPAVLLFTPLIPKFAEPERAWLVLAMASTLAGNLTILGSVANLIVVESAREAGIRIGFAEYCRVGVPLTLVTLLLGWLVLTFIPV; encoded by the coding sequence GTGCACGATCATGGGCTCGTCCGGCTGGTCGCGCTCGTCGTGTTCTGCGCGGCCTATCTCGGACTGAGCCTCGGCCGCCTTCCCCCCTTCCGCGTCGACCGCACCGGAGTGGCCATCATCGGAGCCACCGCGATGGTCATCACCGGGGCGGTGCCCTGGGACGAGGCCGTCGCCGCCGTGGATGCCCATACGCTGGTGCTGCTGTTCGGCATGATGATCGTCGCCGCCTACCTGCGCCTGTCCGGGTTCTTCCGCCTGGTGACCACGTGGGCCATCCGCCGGGCGCGTACGCCGGTCGCGGTGCTGGTGGCGGTGGTGGCGGCGTCCGGCGTGCTGTCGGCGCTGTTCGTCAACGACGTGGTGTGCCTCGTCCTGGCGCCGCTCGTCATCGAGATGACCCGCCGGCTCGGCCTGCCCCCGGGACCCTACCTGATCGCGCTGGCGACGGCCGCCAACGTCGGCAGCGTCGCCACGCTGACCGGCAATCCCCAGAACATGCTGGTGGGCAGTTTCTCCGGCATCAGCTATCGCGGGTTCCTGGTACGGGAGGCGCCGGTCGCCATCCTCGGGCTGGCCTGCGTGGTCGCCGTCGTCTGGCTGGTCTACCGCCAGCGCCTTCCCCCCGCGCTCGCGCCGGCGACTCTCCCGGACCCGCTCCACGTGCACTACCCGCTCATGATCAAGACCGTGCTGGCCGTCGGCGTCATGCTCGTGGCCTTTCTGATCGGGGTGCCCATCGCCCTGGTGGCGATCGCCGGCGCCGCCTACACGTTGCTCACCCGACGGGTCAAGCCTCAGAAGGTCTATCGCGAGATCGACTGGGAGTTGCTGGTGCTCTTCACCGGACTCTTCGTGCTCACCGGCGGCATCGAGCGGGCCGGCCTGACCGAGGAGTTTCTCCGCTCGCCGGTGGCGGCCCATCTCCATCGGCCGCTGGTGTTGACGGCGGCGACCGCGGTTCTTTCGAATCTGGTCTCGAACGTCCCGGCCGTGCTCCTGTTCACGCCGCTGATCCCCAAGTTCGCCGAGCCCGAGCGGGCCTGGCTGGTCCTGGCCATGGCCTCGACCCTGGCGGGCAATCTCACGATTCTGGGGTCGGTGGCGAATCTCATCGTCGTCGAGTCGGCCCGCGAGGCCGGCATCCGCATCGGATTCGCCGAGTACTGCCGGGTCGGCGTGCCCCTCACGCTGGTCACCCTTCTGCTCGGCTGGCTCGTTCTGACCTTCATCCCGGTCTGA